One genomic window of Sphingobacterium oryzagri includes the following:
- a CDS encoding glycoside hydrolase family 88 protein codes for MKIYSVLFVFLWLMVPTSWAQKAASEQMAITAMDKLFKDSRFTNVEKGPTWTYDMGVVLEGIAQVWSNTADAAYFNYIKDWMDRYVDDQGNIRNYKMTEYNIDHVKNGRSLLFLYKVTGDQKYLKASTKLYEQLQSHPRTKEGGFWHKKIYPNQMWLDGLYMAQPFYTEYASLMHIPAIYDDVVKQFSLMESHARDPKTGLLYHGYDESRKERWADAATGLSTNFWGRGMGWYAMALVDVLDNFPHDHPRRAELIQILNRTLTAAAKFQDAKTGVWYDVLDQGAREGNYLEASASSMFVYALAKAVRKGYVDRSFQKNADRGYAGLVKEFVSSAGADRIDLNRIVEVSGLGGTKKYRDGSFAYYISEPIKTNDPKGVGAFMLAASEMEFLKGKKKRKPVAVTLDNFYNNEYKKDPTGKPAPYHYLWDGQDNNGFSLLGRIFEQYGGNLQTLRTKPTAEKLAASDIYLIVDPDTEKETAKPNFMDQQTAKEIAKWVHKGGVLVLLLNDAGNCEITQFNSLPQQFGITFQTDLRNAVKGNQYATGAINIPPGTNIFHKTKKIYIKEISTMLVKEPAKVLVADSGDNIIVTAKYGKGTVFAIGDPWLYNEYVDGRKLPSEYQNFEAANELVSWLVEQTK; via the coding sequence ATGAAAATATATAGCGTTTTATTTGTTTTTCTCTGGTTGATGGTGCCGACATCGTGGGCCCAAAAAGCAGCATCAGAGCAAATGGCTATCACAGCCATGGACAAGCTTTTTAAAGATTCTCGTTTTACCAATGTAGAAAAAGGGCCTACCTGGACGTATGATATGGGTGTGGTGCTGGAAGGTATTGCGCAAGTATGGAGTAATACCGCCGATGCGGCTTACTTTAATTATATCAAAGATTGGATGGACCGGTATGTGGATGATCAAGGCAATATTCGGAATTATAAAATGACCGAATATAACATCGATCACGTAAAAAATGGACGGTCTTTGCTCTTTCTGTATAAAGTAACGGGTGATCAAAAATACCTAAAAGCCAGCACAAAACTGTATGAGCAGCTACAAAGCCACCCTAGAACGAAGGAAGGCGGCTTTTGGCATAAAAAAATCTATCCAAATCAAATGTGGTTGGATGGGCTTTACATGGCGCAACCGTTTTACACGGAGTATGCAAGCCTTATGCATATTCCAGCCATTTATGACGATGTGGTCAAGCAATTCTCTTTGATGGAAAGCCATGCGCGAGATCCAAAAACAGGTCTTTTGTATCATGGGTATGATGAATCCAGAAAAGAGCGCTGGGCAGATGCGGCCACAGGTTTATCGACAAACTTTTGGGGTCGAGGTATGGGTTGGTATGCGATGGCGTTGGTCGATGTATTGGATAACTTTCCGCACGATCATCCTAGACGAGCCGAACTTATCCAGATTTTAAATCGAACCTTGACAGCTGCTGCTAAATTTCAGGATGCCAAAACCGGTGTTTGGTATGATGTGCTTGACCAAGGCGCGCGTGAAGGAAATTATCTGGAAGCATCCGCTTCGAGTATGTTTGTATACGCGTTGGCTAAGGCTGTGCGCAAAGGATATGTCGACCGTTCGTTCCAAAAAAATGCAGATCGCGGATATGCAGGTTTAGTAAAAGAATTTGTGTCGTCAGCCGGTGCTGACCGGATAGATTTAAATCGTATTGTAGAAGTTTCTGGTCTGGGCGGCACGAAAAAATACCGGGATGGAAGTTTCGCATACTACATAAGCGAGCCGATTAAAACCAACGATCCTAAGGGTGTTGGTGCATTTATGCTCGCTGCTTCGGAGATGGAGTTTCTAAAAGGGAAGAAGAAAAGAAAGCCGGTCGCCGTAACGCTCGATAACTTTTACAACAACGAATATAAGAAAGACCCGACGGGCAAGCCGGCACCTTACCATTATCTTTGGGACGGGCAAGACAACAATGGCTTTTCGCTATTGGGCCGCATATTTGAACAATACGGTGGCAACTTACAGACATTGCGCACCAAGCCAACAGCTGAAAAGCTAGCCGCCAGCGACATTTATCTGATTGTGGATCCCGATACAGAAAAGGAAACGGCAAAGCCAAACTTTATGGACCAGCAGACGGCAAAGGAAATCGCCAAATGGGTACATAAAGGAGGTGTATTGGTGCTGTTACTCAACGATGCAGGAAACTGTGAAATAACGCAGTTCAACAGCCTTCCGCAGCAATTTGGCATCACCTTTCAGACCGACCTGCGCAATGCGGTGAAAGGAAATCAGTATGCAACAGGCGCTATCAACATTCCGCCGGGAACGAACATCTTCCACAAGACCAAAAAGATATATATCAAAGAGATCTCGACCATGTTGGTCAAAGAGCCGGCAAAGGTGCTCGTAGCAGACAGTGGAGATAATATTATCGTGACGGCGAAATATGGCAAAGGAACGGTGTTTGCTATCGGCGATCCATGGTTATACAACGAGTATGTAGATGGGCGTAAGCTGCCGAGCGAATATCAAAATTTTGAGGCGGCTAACGAACTGGTTAGTTGGCTCGTGGAGCAGACAAAATAA
- a CDS encoding tagaturonate reductase: MLLSKENLKKITSSEIELPTAESFALPERIIQFGTGVLLRGLPDYYVDKANKRGVFNGRILVVKSTASAGADAFDEQDGLYTICIKGLKEGAEIVSYSLNNAISRVLAASSDWEQILAAASNPDLTIVISNTTEVGIVSSSDKLHDQPPASFPGKLLAFLYARYQYFDGAADKGLVILPTELITDNAKKLKAIIHSLADENNLGEDFKNWIDSANDFCNTLVDRIVPGKLPAAEQAETEASLGYQDALMIMAEPFSLWAIETDSARVRERLSFSAVDSGVVLVPSIDKFKELKLRLLNGTHTLSCAAALWSGFVSVKEAMNHTQFNQFVRGLMQKEIGQAMLDRSIEQQDVDTFSNSVIDRFSNPFLEHRWANIALNYTSKISLRNIALLDKWYAKKQEPPRYIALGFAAYLKLMNSTLQDDKFVQNQHGETLTLQDEFVPILHNYWKDPSTVVRNVLSDGRLWGEDLSLFPDFETSVQHYLDQINEVGVLNAIEKLNVSWQVEY, translated from the coding sequence ATGTTGCTTTCAAAAGAAAATCTAAAAAAGATAACTTCCAGCGAAATCGAGCTTCCGACCGCTGAAAGCTTTGCACTACCGGAGCGAATAATACAATTCGGTACAGGTGTATTGTTGAGGGGGCTGCCCGATTACTATGTCGATAAGGCAAATAAACGTGGCGTGTTCAACGGGCGTATACTCGTCGTAAAATCTACGGCTTCGGCTGGTGCAGACGCATTTGACGAGCAGGATGGTCTTTATACCATCTGTATAAAAGGGCTGAAAGAAGGTGCTGAAATCGTTAGCTATAGTCTGAACAACGCTATTTCTCGCGTGCTCGCGGCTTCCAGCGATTGGGAACAAATTTTAGCGGCGGCAAGCAACCCTGATTTAACAATCGTTATCTCCAATACTACGGAAGTGGGCATTGTATCGAGCAGCGATAAACTACATGATCAGCCGCCTGCATCCTTTCCCGGAAAGTTGCTGGCATTTCTCTATGCGCGCTATCAATATTTTGATGGAGCTGCCGATAAGGGATTGGTGATTTTGCCAACGGAGCTGATTACAGACAATGCAAAAAAACTGAAAGCGATTATCCACAGCTTGGCCGATGAAAACAACCTGGGAGAAGACTTTAAAAACTGGATAGATTCGGCCAATGATTTTTGCAATACGCTGGTCGATCGCATTGTTCCGGGAAAGCTTCCCGCTGCTGAACAAGCAGAAACGGAGGCGTCGCTCGGCTATCAGGATGCGCTTATGATTATGGCAGAACCGTTTAGCCTGTGGGCTATCGAAACAGATTCCGCTCGTGTGCGTGAGCGGCTGTCGTTTTCTGCGGTAGATAGCGGAGTCGTTTTGGTGCCGTCTATCGATAAGTTTAAAGAGCTGAAATTGCGGCTATTAAATGGGACGCACACCTTGAGTTGCGCTGCGGCGCTATGGAGTGGCTTTGTCTCGGTTAAAGAGGCTATGAACCACACACAATTCAATCAATTTGTGCGCGGACTTATGCAGAAAGAAATCGGACAGGCAATGCTCGACCGATCCATCGAACAACAAGATGTTGATACCTTTTCCAATAGTGTGATTGATCGGTTTAGTAACCCCTTTTTGGAACATCGCTGGGCAAATATCGCGCTTAATTACACGTCTAAAATAAGTTTGCGCAATATCGCGCTGTTAGACAAATGGTATGCTAAAAAGCAGGAACCTCCACGATACATTGCACTGGGTTTTGCAGCCTATCTTAAGTTGATGAATAGCACACTTCAGGACGACAAGTTTGTACAAAATCAGCACGGAGAGACACTTACGTTGCAAGACGAATTTGTTCCCATACTACATAATTACTGGAAAGACCCAAGCACCGTTGTACGCAATGTATTGAGCGATGGTCGTTTGTGGGGAGAAGATTTATCCCTCTTTCCAGATTTTGAAACTTCGGTTCAACATTACCTGGATCAGATCAATGAAGTCGGCGTATTGAACGCCATAGAAAAATTAAATGTATCATGGCAAGTAGAATACTAA
- a CDS encoding UxaA family hydrolase — MASRILKIHPKDNVLVALQDLSKGEQIVFEGISYTLQDNIPAKHKFFMQDMAPATEIYMYGVLVGKAQSFIPQGGLMTTDNTKHAADPYAFRPYNYHWEAPDVSRFVDRTFNGYLRSDGRVGTANYWLFIPTVFCENRNLDVIKEALYDELGYSVTGKYRAFTHELLAAYQEGQDMANVSADEFSLATPKKNRVFQNVDGIKFLNHQGGCGGIRQDAAVLGKLLAAYADHPNVAGVTVLSLGCQNLQLNDLLNDIKLRNPQFDKPLFVFEQQQSKSEEQLIKEAIKQTFTGLVEINKFTRQPMPLSKLTLGVKCGGSDGFSGISANPAVGYTSDLLVALGGKVLLAEFPELCGAEQNLIDRTIEPAAAHKFIELMGAYSLAAEQAGSGFHMNPSPGNIRDGLITDAIKSTGAAKKGGNSPVVDVLDYTEEAIKPGLNLVCTPGNDVEATTGKTAAGATLILFTTGLGTPTGNPVCPVIKVATNNALATRMADIIDINTGAIIDGEKTIEQMGEDILEYCIKAASGEVIPKAVQLNQDDFIPWKRGVSL, encoded by the coding sequence ATGGCAAGTAGAATACTAAAGATACATCCCAAAGATAATGTCTTGGTGGCCTTACAGGATTTATCCAAAGGCGAGCAAATTGTGTTTGAAGGCATAAGTTATACTTTACAGGATAATATTCCCGCAAAGCATAAATTTTTTATGCAAGACATGGCGCCTGCTACCGAAATTTATATGTACGGTGTACTAGTCGGCAAGGCGCAAAGTTTTATTCCTCAAGGCGGACTGATGACCACCGATAACACGAAGCATGCGGCTGATCCTTATGCTTTCCGCCCCTACAATTACCACTGGGAAGCACCTGATGTTTCTCGATTTGTCGACCGCACATTCAATGGATACCTGCGTAGCGACGGGCGTGTGGGTACCGCAAATTATTGGCTTTTTATTCCGACAGTTTTCTGCGAAAATAGAAACCTCGATGTCATAAAAGAAGCGCTTTACGACGAACTGGGTTATTCCGTGACGGGCAAATATCGTGCATTTACACACGAGTTGCTAGCTGCATACCAAGAAGGGCAAGATATGGCAAATGTATCTGCCGATGAATTTAGCCTGGCTACACCAAAGAAAAATCGGGTGTTCCAAAATGTCGATGGAATAAAGTTTCTTAATCACCAGGGAGGCTGTGGCGGAATACGCCAGGATGCGGCTGTATTGGGCAAGCTGTTGGCGGCGTATGCAGACCATCCCAATGTTGCTGGCGTTACGGTTCTCAGCCTGGGCTGTCAAAACCTGCAACTTAACGATCTCTTGAATGACATCAAATTGCGCAATCCGCAATTTGATAAACCTCTTTTTGTTTTCGAACAACAGCAGTCTAAAAGTGAAGAGCAGCTTATTAAAGAGGCTATAAAGCAAACCTTCACCGGATTGGTGGAGATTAATAAGTTTACTCGGCAGCCAATGCCATTGAGCAAACTTACGTTGGGCGTAAAATGCGGCGGAAGCGACGGTTTCAGCGGAATTTCTGCAAATCCAGCCGTAGGCTATACATCCGATTTGCTGGTTGCGCTGGGCGGAAAGGTGCTTCTGGCGGAGTTTCCAGAGCTTTGCGGTGCCGAGCAAAACTTAATCGATCGCACAATTGAGCCAGCGGCAGCTCATAAGTTTATCGAGCTGATGGGGGCTTATAGTTTGGCGGCAGAGCAGGCCGGCTCAGGCTTTCATATGAACCCGTCTCCAGGCAATATCCGCGATGGATTAATCACAGACGCGATAAAGAGTACTGGCGCTGCCAAGAAAGGTGGAAATTCACCTGTAGTAGATGTTTTAGACTATACCGAAGAAGCGATTAAGCCAGGACTGAATTTGGTTTGTACACCAGGAAATGATGTCGAGGCTACCACAGGAAAAACGGCCGCTGGTGCTACGCTTATTTTGTTCACAACCGGTCTGGGCACACCCACCGGCAATCCGGTATGCCCGGTTATTAAGGTCGCGACAAACAATGCGCTGGCCACGCGAATGGCTGATATTATTGATATCAACACCGGAGCGATTATCGATGGCGAGAAAACCATTGAGCAAATGGGCGAAGACATCTTGGAGTACTGTATCAAAGCGGCCAGTGGTGAGGTCATACCAAAGGCTGTACAATTAAATCAAGACGATTTTATTCCTTGGAAACGAGGCGTTAGTTTATAA
- the uxaC gene encoding glucuronate isomerase — translation MKNFLDDNFLLQSKTAQDLYHQFAKNQPIIDYHNHLIPEQVANNAQFENISQVWLYGDHYKWRAMRTNGVAEKYITGDASDKDKFLKWAETVPYTMRNPLYHWTHLELQRYFGITDLLSAKTAEKIYEETAAKLAEPAYSVRGLLKMMNVEVICTTDDPIDSLIHHQAFATEKESFKMLPAFRPDKAMNADDVSALNAYIDKLEEVAGISVTSYAHYLDALKSRHDFFAQNGCSVSDHGLEQIYAEDYTQQEISAIFDKIRSQQELTAQENLKFKSAMLMQFAEWDHEKGWVQQYHLGALRNNNARMLREIGPDTGWDSIGDFSQARSLSKFLNRLDNQDRLAKTILYNLNPGDNELLATMIGNFNDGSVKGKVQFGSAWWFHDQKDGMTKQINALSNMGLLSRLVGMLTDSRSFLSFPRHEYFRRLICDIFGEDIEKGELPNDTEWVGKLITDISYNNAKEYFNFG, via the coding sequence ATGAAAAATTTCTTAGACGACAATTTTCTATTACAAAGCAAAACGGCGCAGGATCTTTACCACCAGTTTGCAAAGAACCAACCGATTATCGATTATCACAACCACCTGATCCCGGAACAGGTGGCCAACAATGCGCAGTTTGAAAATATTAGCCAAGTGTGGCTTTATGGCGACCATTATAAATGGCGAGCCATGCGCACCAACGGCGTCGCCGAAAAATATATTACCGGAGATGCTTCCGATAAAGACAAGTTTTTGAAATGGGCAGAAACTGTGCCCTACACCATGCGTAACCCGCTGTATCACTGGACACACCTGGAATTGCAGCGCTATTTTGGCATTACCGACCTGCTTTCAGCAAAAACTGCGGAAAAGATTTATGAAGAAACGGCCGCAAAACTGGCAGAACCGGCTTATTCTGTTCGCGGATTGTTAAAGATGATGAATGTCGAAGTAATCTGTACCACAGATGATCCGATAGACTCGCTGATCCATCATCAGGCATTTGCCACGGAGAAGGAAAGCTTTAAAATGCTGCCGGCTTTCCGTCCTGATAAAGCCATGAATGCCGATGATGTCAGTGCACTAAACGCTTATATCGATAAGTTGGAAGAGGTTGCTGGTATATCTGTCACAAGTTATGCACATTATCTTGATGCACTAAAATCGCGACACGACTTTTTTGCGCAGAACGGCTGTTCGGTATCCGATCATGGTTTAGAGCAGATTTATGCCGAAGATTATACCCAGCAGGAGATCAGTGCGATCTTTGATAAAATAAGAAGCCAACAAGAATTGACGGCTCAGGAAAACTTGAAATTCAAGTCGGCCATGTTGATGCAGTTTGCAGAATGGGATCATGAAAAAGGATGGGTACAGCAGTATCACCTGGGCGCTTTACGCAATAACAACGCACGTATGCTGCGAGAGATCGGACCAGATACCGGATGGGATTCCATCGGTGATTTCAGTCAAGCGCGCTCACTCTCTAAATTTTTAAACCGCCTGGACAATCAGGATCGCTTGGCCAAGACGATCTTATACAACCTTAATCCCGGCGATAATGAATTATTGGCCACGATGATCGGCAATTTCAACGACGGATCGGTGAAAGGGAAAGTACAATTTGGCTCGGCCTGGTGGTTTCATGACCAAAAAGACGGTATGACTAAACAGATCAACGCGCTATCAAATATGGGGTTGCTCAGTCGTTTAGTCGGTATGCTAACCGACTCCCGTAGTTTTCTTTCGTTTCCGCGACATGAATATTTCCGACGTTTGATCTGCGATATATTTGGAGAAGATATCGAGAAAGGCGAACTGCCCAACGACACGGAATGGGTAGGAAAACTCATTACCGATATCAGCTATAATAATGCGAAGGAATATTTTAACTTTGGGTAA
- a CDS encoding bifunctional 4-hydroxy-2-oxoglutarate aldolase/2-dehydro-3-deoxy-phosphogluconate aldolase, giving the protein MTKRKDVVDAIVSQGMLPLFFHTDPQESVAIVHTLYNAGIRVFEFTNRGAEAQQVFKALIEARNEHMPDLQLGIGTIKNTLEAEQFISMGADFIVAPIINPAVGALVHKQGLLWIPGCMTPTEIALAQEHEASIIKLFPANILGPGFLTAIRELFKGQLFIPTGGVDLEIENLKSWFKAGVCAVGMGSKLIDPKRVEGLAEKTERALALVKQAQQG; this is encoded by the coding sequence ATGACTAAAAGAAAAGACGTCGTAGACGCTATTGTATCACAGGGGATGCTTCCCCTTTTTTTTCATACGGATCCGCAGGAAAGTGTTGCAATCGTACATACGCTGTACAATGCGGGCATCCGTGTGTTCGAATTTACCAACAGAGGAGCAGAAGCTCAGCAGGTTTTTAAAGCACTGATCGAGGCACGAAATGAGCATATGCCTGATCTGCAGCTTGGAATCGGGACGATCAAAAATACGCTTGAAGCCGAACAGTTTATAAGCATGGGCGCTGATTTTATCGTCGCACCGATCATTAATCCAGCTGTCGGAGCGCTTGTGCATAAGCAAGGTTTACTCTGGATACCGGGTTGTATGACACCGACGGAAATCGCGCTGGCCCAAGAGCATGAAGCGTCCATTATAAAATTATTCCCGGCAAATATTTTAGGTCCCGGATTTTTGACGGCAATCCGCGAACTGTTTAAAGGGCAGTTGTTTATTCCTACAGGAGGCGTTGACCTGGAGATTGAAAACCTAAAATCTTGGTTTAAAGCCGGCGTTTGCGCTGTCGGGATGGGAAGTAAACTGATCGATCCAAAGCGTGTGGAAGGACTCGCTGAAAAAACCGAACGGGCTTTAGCGCTCGTTAAACAAGCGCAGCAAGGCTAG
- a CDS encoding MFS transporter codes for MNNEKKGNYRWTICGLLFFATTINYMDRQVLSLTWKDFISPEFHWTNSDYGLITALFSIFYAIGMLFAGPFVDWMDTKKGFLWAIGVWSLGAILHAFCGIATSGIVAGEWFVGFEGAKHAIAQVNDVAKVINVSVVLFIFARLVLAIGEAGNFPAAIKTTAEYFPKKDRALATSIFNAGATIGALAAPLTIPVIARYWGWEMSFIIIGALGFVWMGFWVFMYKKPHQNPKVNAAELVYIMQDGDQEEETTAQVAVPVVKKKMSLSVCFKYRQTWAFAFGKFMTDGVWWFFLFWMPAYLSAVYDIKSSDTEGQLAIFVLYLITLLSIIGGWLPSYFVEKKGFNPYEGRMRSMLIFAFVPLAVLLAQPLGHISYWIPVLFIGFAGAAHQSWSANIFSTVGDMFPRRAIATVTGIGGLAGGVGSTFINFFSGKLFDYSKETQMTFAGFQGEEAGYFIVFSFCAVAYLIAWVVMKALVPRMEVIKD; via the coding sequence ATGAATAATGAAAAAAAGGGAAATTACAGATGGACGATTTGCGGACTGCTGTTTTTTGCTACAACCATAAATTACATGGACAGGCAAGTACTGTCATTAACATGGAAAGATTTTATTAGTCCAGAATTTCATTGGACCAATAGTGATTATGGGCTCATTACCGCACTATTTTCGATATTTTATGCCATAGGAATGCTCTTCGCGGGGCCTTTTGTGGATTGGATGGACACCAAAAAAGGATTTCTTTGGGCCATCGGAGTGTGGTCGCTCGGAGCAATTTTACATGCTTTTTGCGGTATTGCAACGTCAGGAATCGTGGCCGGTGAATGGTTTGTTGGTTTTGAGGGAGCAAAACACGCAATCGCGCAGGTCAATGATGTGGCTAAAGTGATTAACGTAAGTGTTGTGTTGTTTATCTTTGCCCGCCTGGTGCTCGCCATCGGTGAAGCGGGAAACTTCCCGGCGGCGATCAAAACGACAGCAGAATATTTTCCTAAAAAAGACCGTGCACTCGCAACCAGTATATTCAACGCCGGCGCAACGATTGGCGCGTTAGCGGCGCCCTTAACCATACCTGTTATTGCAAGATATTGGGGATGGGAAATGTCATTTATTATTATTGGTGCGCTAGGATTTGTGTGGATGGGCTTCTGGGTATTTATGTACAAAAAGCCACATCAAAATCCGAAAGTTAATGCGGCTGAGCTCGTATACATTATGCAAGATGGTGACCAAGAGGAAGAAACGACTGCGCAAGTTGCGGTGCCTGTCGTTAAGAAGAAAATGTCGCTATCGGTATGTTTTAAATACCGACAGACCTGGGCGTTTGCTTTTGGAAAGTTTATGACCGATGGGGTCTGGTGGTTTTTTTTGTTTTGGATGCCGGCTTACCTTTCGGCCGTGTACGATATTAAATCTTCGGATACGGAAGGGCAGCTTGCCATTTTCGTGCTATACCTAATTACCCTGCTTTCCATTATCGGCGGTTGGTTGCCCAGTTATTTTGTGGAAAAGAAGGGCTTTAATCCTTACGAAGGAAGAATGCGCTCCATGCTGATCTTTGCCTTTGTACCTTTAGCCGTATTGCTTGCTCAGCCGCTTGGACATATTTCCTATTGGATTCCTGTATTGTTTATCGGTTTTGCCGGTGCTGCGCATCAATCGTGGTCAGCGAATATTTTCTCTACGGTGGGTGATATGTTTCCTCGTCGCGCCATCGCTACGGTAACTGGTATCGGTGGATTGGCCGGTGGAGTTGGCTCTACCTTTATCAATTTTTTCTCGGGAAAGCTTTTTGATTATTCGAAAGAAACGCAAATGACATTTGCTGGTTTTCAGGGGGAAGAAGCAGGCTATTTTATTGTGTTTTCTTTCTGTGCTGTCGCCTATCTGATCGCTTGGGTCGTAATGAAAGCGTTAGTGCCTCGTATGGAAGTGATCAAGGATTAA
- a CDS encoding NADP-dependent glyceraldehyde-3-phosphate dehydrogenase, which yields MELDLESIFYAQEDIPAAYALQEQLDQREFLSNGEMLPWDGQVNEVFSPVCVKTADGLKRTRIGSYPVCTEKESMDALDAAVKAYDSGRGSWPTMSVADRISCVERFTQQMILKKDIVVKLIMWEIGKSYADSIKEFDRTVEYIYATIDALKDIDRDSSRFEIEQGIIAQIRRSPLGVVLCMGPFNYPLNETFTTLIPALIMGNTLLFKPPKHGTLLHYPLLEAFRTCFPKGVVNTIYGRGNKIIPQLMQSGKINVLTLIGSSRVADELKKLHPHVNRLRAILGLDAKNAAIITKDADLDLAVSETVLGALSFNGQRCTALKIIYVHRSIAQEFLKRLSEQVSKLKYGMPWEQGVALTPLPEPNKTIYLTECLEDAKAHGAKVVNAHGGETLESFFYPAIVYPVNAQMKLYREEQFGPVIPVVPFDDLEEPIEYLIESSHGQQVSIFSNNAAVISSLIDPLVNQVSRVNINSQCQRGPDTFPFTGRKDSAEGTLSVVDALRSFSIRSLVATKNVEQNKRLLNEIVGDNSSNFLSTKYIF from the coding sequence ATGGAATTAGATCTCGAAAGTATATTTTATGCGCAAGAAGATATCCCTGCTGCCTATGCTTTGCAGGAGCAGCTGGATCAGCGCGAGTTTCTCTCTAACGGAGAAATGCTGCCTTGGGATGGCCAGGTCAATGAAGTCTTTTCTCCCGTTTGCGTAAAAACGGCAGATGGACTTAAACGAACGCGTATCGGTAGCTATCCTGTTTGTACAGAAAAAGAATCGATGGATGCTTTGGATGCTGCGGTGAAGGCGTACGACAGCGGGCGAGGCAGCTGGCCGACCATGAGTGTCGCAGATCGTATCAGTTGTGTAGAACGCTTTACGCAACAGATGATCTTAAAAAAGGATATCGTGGTCAAGCTGATCATGTGGGAGATAGGCAAGTCTTACGCCGACTCGATCAAAGAATTTGATCGTACCGTCGAATATATCTATGCCACGATCGATGCGTTAAAAGATATCGATCGCGATTCCTCAAGATTTGAGATAGAACAGGGTATTATTGCGCAAATTCGGCGTTCTCCACTGGGCGTCGTGCTTTGTATGGGACCATTTAACTATCCGCTTAACGAAACGTTTACAACGTTAATTCCCGCGCTGATTATGGGAAACACCTTGCTGTTTAAACCACCTAAGCATGGAACGTTGTTACATTACCCGTTATTGGAAGCTTTTCGCACTTGTTTTCCTAAGGGCGTGGTCAATACGATCTATGGGCGTGGAAATAAAATTATACCGCAATTGATGCAATCAGGAAAGATCAACGTGCTCACGCTGATAGGTTCCAGCAGAGTCGCGGATGAATTAAAAAAGCTTCATCCACACGTCAATCGATTACGCGCAATCTTAGGACTCGATGCCAAGAATGCAGCCATTATTACAAAGGATGCTGATTTAGACTTGGCGGTCTCGGAAACTGTTTTAGGCGCGTTGTCCTTTAATGGCCAGCGCTGCACGGCGCTGAAGATTATCTATGTGCACCGCAGCATTGCGCAGGAATTTTTGAAACGCTTAAGTGAGCAGGTTAGCAAACTTAAATACGGTATGCCTTGGGAGCAAGGCGTGGCTTTGACGCCTCTTCCGGAGCCGAACAAAACCATTTATCTAACCGAATGTTTGGAAGATGCTAAAGCACATGGCGCTAAAGTAGTTAATGCGCATGGAGGCGAAACCCTGGAATCGTTCTTTTACCCAGCTATTGTCTATCCCGTCAATGCGCAGATGAAACTGTATCGTGAAGAACAGTTTGGTCCGGTCATTCCTGTTGTTCCTTTTGATGATCTGGAAGAGCCAATCGAGTATCTTATTGAATCTTCGCATGGCCAACAGGTGAGTATTTTTAGTAATAATGCGGCGGTGATATCATCGTTGATCGATCCGCTGGTCAATCAGGTCAGTCGTGTCAATATCAATAGCCAGTGCCAACGTGGGCCAGACACGTTCCCGTTCACGGGACGAAAAGATAGTGCTGAGGGCACGCTCTCCGTGGTCGATGCGCTTCGCTCTTTCTCCATCCGTTCGCTGGTAGCGACAAAAAATGTGGAGCAAAATAAACGACTGCTAAATGAAATTGTTGGTGACAACAGCTCTAACTTTTTGAGTACAAAGTATATTTTCTAA